The following proteins come from a genomic window of Alnus glutinosa chromosome 10, dhAlnGlut1.1, whole genome shotgun sequence:
- the LOC133879709 gene encoding metacaspase-1, with amino-acid sequence MLMLINCSNCRAQLQLPPGAPSIRCALCRAVTQVADPRSVPPPPSQYPSHSPAPQIPPAPSPYSHAPPGPPPNAHGRKKAVICGISYRYSRHELKGCINDAKCMKYLLINKFQFPQDSILMLTEEETDPYRIPTKHNIRMALYWLVQGCQPGDSLLFHYSGHGSQQRNYNGDEVDGYDETICPLDFETQGMIVDDEINTTIVRPLPQGVKLHAIIDACHSGTILDLPFLCRMSRTGQYVWEDHRPRSGVWKGTSGGEVISFSGCDDNQTSADTSALSKITSTGAMTYCFIQAIERGQAATYGSMLNSMRSVIRSTGNTNDLGGGVVTSLLTMLLTGGSTVGGGLKQEPQLTSCQPFDVYSRPFSL; translated from the exons ATGTTGATGCTCATCAACTGCTCCAACTGCCGCGCGCAGTTGCAGCTCCCGCCGGGCGCGCCGTCCATCCGGTGCGCCCTCTGCCGCGCCGTCACGCAAGTGGCAGACCCACGCAGCGTACCTCCTCCGCCTTCCCAATATCCGTCGCATTCCCCCGCGCCGCAGATACCCCCCGCTCCGTCGCCGTACAGCCACGCGCCGCCGGGACCCCCACCGAACGCGCACGGGAGAAAGAAGGCGGTGATATGCGGGATATCGTACAGGTACTCGCGGCACGAGCTCAAAGGGTGCATCAATGACGCCAAGTGCATGAAGTATCTCCTCATCAACAAGTTCCAGTTTCCACAGGACTCCATTCTCATGCTCACCG AAGAAGAAACTGATCCATACAGAATTCCAACTAAACACAATATTCGGATGGCATTATATTGGCTTGTACAAGGTTGTCAACCAGGAGATTCTTTGCTGTTTCACTATTCTGGTCATGGTTCTCAACAGAGGAACTACAATGGTGATGAAGTTGATGGATATGATGAAACTATATGTCCCTTGGACTTCGAAACTCAGGGtatgattgttgatgatgagaTCAATACAACAATTGTCAGACCTCTTCCTCAGGGCGTTAAGCTTCATGCGATAATAGATGCTTGTCATAGTGGCACTATACTAGATTTGCCATTCCTTTGCCGGATGAGCAG GACTGGACAATATGTATGGGAGGACCATCGCCCTCGATCAGGTGTATGGAAAGGAACAAGTGGTGGAGAAGTTATTTCATTTAGTGGTTGTGACGACAATCAGACCTCCGCTGATACATCT GCTCTATCAAAGATCACATCAACAGGTGCCATGACTTACTGTTTTATCCAAGCAATTGAACGTGGACAAGCGGCTACATATGGGAGCATGCTAAATTCGATGCGTTCTGTCATTCGAAGCACGGGTAATACTAATGACCTTGGTGGTGGTGTTGTGACATCTCTCCTCACCATGCTTTTGACAGGAGGCAGTACTGTTGGTGGTGGGCTAAAGCAG GAACCACAGTTGACTTCCTGCCAGCCATTTGATGTGTATTCAAGACCTTTCTCCCTATGA